Proteins from a genomic interval of Desulfovibrio sp. Huiquan2017:
- a CDS encoding AlpA family phage regulatory protein, translating into MNAPTFPETGFLRAKQVLQFIPVSKATLWRWVQRGQFPAPTKLAERTTAWSAESVREWMKERTQEGKAA; encoded by the coding sequence ATGAACGCACCCACATTTCCCGAAACTGGCTTTCTTCGAGCCAAGCAAGTTCTGCAATTCATCCCGGTCAGCAAGGCCACTCTTTGGCGCTGGGTCCAAAGGGGGCAATTCCCGGCTCCTACCAAGCTGGCAGAACGTACGACCGCATGGTCCGCTGAATCCGTCCGTGAGTGGATGAAGGAACGCACCCAGGAAGGCAAGGCGGCGTAG